From the Tigriopus californicus strain San Diego chromosome 4, Tcal_SD_v2.1, whole genome shotgun sequence genome, the window caaaaatgaagtttttcaacCAGCCGCAATTTGTAGATTCCTGAACTACGCAACCTCAGTCGTGGGCCTACTCTACTTTTAGGCTAGAGATCATGGGCGAtgaaaaacccgaaaaaacAAAAGCGTTGTTTGGAACACTCGCTCTTTACTGACTGTAGTGACTGTATGCAAGGCAATCATGTCGTTGATCaccttgatgattttgtgaaTGAATATGACTTTCATCTCTTAGTGGATTTCACGTGGTAAGAGATGGGTGGGCGGTGCTCTGCCTTAGAATGTACAATTGTGATCGAACTATCTTCCAGATAGCTGATTTTTCCCAACACCCACCCGCTCTCACCGGCCAATGCCGACCAATATTCCACTTGGAAAAAGGTTTTGCTTGAAGGGTTTGGCAGATCTGAGGCAGAActtgatgatgctttatttagggtctcgtgTATAGTAGATGgataataaaagaaaaaattgacGAAAAAATGGTTAAGGAATATAAAAGATTTGAGCACCCTAGGTTCACCCCATAAAccgaatggtttgttttcaatcattGTAAACCCCTTGACATGTCTGAACTCTGAGGATCAAAGTCCCATCCATTGCCCTATCAAGTAAAATGCAAGATTGTATTGTTGACCTGAGTGAACACAAAAATCCAAGCTTCAAAGCGCCTTTCTTCCTCAATTCGACCAGCCACAGGAAGCAATCCTCTTTGTCAAATGTTGAACCTTGAAAAATAGTTGCCAATGATTGCCGTCGTCTGGTTTTGATGCTCAAGCACTCACTCCTCGCCGTTCATGGATATGAAGTCCGTACATTAGGAACAAAATCCATCTCATTGTTTCGGGTTGATGAAGACTTAACACAATCACTTCGTTTATTGCATTGCTTATTGATACTGTCACTCGAAAACACGCATTTGGCCAATATTTGTCAGCTtattttgtgctcaaatttcTTAATAATAAATCGTTCTATAAACAATAATCGTGTTGTTGATATGAAAGGACGTTATCTGATTGATTTTCCTCACTCTCAAGTATTTTCTACTACTTCCACTACTCCATCCGTTGCTGGTATTTGTAAAATTAAAATAGGAAGATCAGTTTGCTTGCATTATTGATGGGTCTCTCAACTTAGCTATTTCGCGTTTTCACGAGCTTTCAGCGACATGGCAGGGGTGCAGCGCTAACCTCCATATCTGGACCTTCCATTTTTCccgcaaattgaacaattatggagcctgagaaagaagagagttggacttcattgatcaaacTAGGCTGAAAtctcaaaggcttgaaggtgttcccATAACTCACTTCAAGCCTCTACactcactacaattgaccataaacctgggttaggacaaagcttATTGACTTGTCTGATTGGCCATTTCCACTGTAGGCCACCTATTGGCACATtttaacaaatttgaatcactCAAAAATTAATTTAATCACATTTGGTTTGTACAGTTTTGTCTGGGGACCCATGGTTGGGGCATGGTTTGcggaaaacatgttttcaggtTTAACCATTTTCTCAATTAATTCTTGCTACATGGAATACTTGCTGCATCCTCTAAAAGGAtcaattttacattttaacAGTCTGATTGACTTTAAAAATTCATCAACATGTAGGCCTTTTCAATGTCTACATTGCATACGAGAATGAAATCCCTGCAACGGAAAAGGCTGTAAGTTTGATCACCCTAAATGGTGACATTTTGAGGAGATTCCAGTTTGGCTTCTTTCACTCATTCAAATACTAGTCTGACGTTGTTTCATTCTCTTTacactcaatcctagtgccctgtattgaaaagagaaaatattGAGGTCAGAGGACCATTGCaggaaattttgaaccttcaattctgttccaaaatattgagtttacatggatcccagattcaagccaaacacatttttgtaaatgtttttgctttcagggttagttctaaggcttaagttaccCTTTAAACATCCTTATCAGCAACACtagattcaaactaggtatttttaaatagaaatatagaaagtggctcaacaactggcatttgaaacattcaaagtacattaaagggtgcctgaagggtagctaaagccgtatatgacacGTAGAATCAGATAATATTGTGTtaatgcgtttggtttggatctggatCGATgaaaactcaatgttttggaacagaattgaaggtttaAAATAAACTGCAATGGTCCTCTGACCCCACTGTTGCATTCTTTAATACAGGtcactaggattgagtgcaacgagaatgaaactatgtaagtCCAGTATTTAAATGAGTAAAATAGGCAACGGTGGAATTTCTctcaaatgtttgtaaaatgtgacaagcaccacccactatctTGGAAAATTAACTTGAAGGAAattttactcacttcacaaaccTAGAGTAGTGTTACAGctatcaaaaatcaatgaccattgctacatgagcaaaTATATCTAAAGACCTTGCCTCAGGAACAAGGTGAACAAAGCCTTTTCATAATCCacagggctttattgtatggctGTTGTGTATGTTCTtatgtatgaaactgaacatgccatcttcagctttaaacaaaatatctGTCCGtaatcatggaacaagttattgaccctTGGTTCCTTTTAGTCTGtgctggtttggcttggtcttgtgaaattgaaagtaacaaaggtggAGCTTCATGAACACTGACAGGGTTGGCATCAAAACAATCCATCCAACGTTTTTGTCGTCACGCAACAAAAGTACCAAAATTGGGCTAAGAAAATccgttttttgaaatttttgtccACCTTGGGAAACTTTTGAGACCATTGGGTCcacttttttgatttggtttgggtttccacgggcttttctaaccgctacaggaatgtaatcccagtactattaaaatgaaaggttataatttgtctttttcttacttttcaaattttacctaatacttggtctaccaacgagttcgagttggcagaccgagctagtccttgaatgtagggttgattctggaatgctatctaaaaatttgtccaagtctgacttgaaagatgcaaccggatcaacaaggctaGTATCGTTAAAAGCAGTGAAGGAGCCCGTGAAAGAAGATcctgagcggaatttcattccgccCAGAGCCATTATACTCTAAGTAACCCAGGGTAGATTCTTCttggtcctttgccaggctaatggaatcttggccattcctccCACAAACCagctttgtatcgtcagcatgagaagagagactggcagtaatactaaggGCAgatttacactaggatggaaaacaaagattgaatccggtttgaggatggaaaaaAGATTAGTGCAGAGGCGACTCCAGTCTTTCGCTGTactgaagtcgaacaaaaagaaccATATTGCGAAAAACTCGCTCCAGCAGTAGTCGTACTTCCATCTTCAATCGGATTCAATCCCgattttccatcgtagtgtaaagccaccctaagcttttgaagcggggtaacgaatattataaaaagaaggggccctaagatcgaaccctaaggaacacctgatttgacatcatgtatgtcactaaggaatccTCCGACCCTaaataatttgcttcctatcctgaatgaagcttcttatcctATTaagatcccaatctcatgaagtctattcaaagGCATTGGCATTATCAAgataaacaacatcaactggctcgtgtctttccagtccctcaatgacctgctctaaatgctaactcagttgggtaaccgtgctaaaatgtgcttggaacccgtgctggctaggaggaaggacttcattgacctcaggaaattcaaacaagtttggacttcatgatctctCAAACAgcttcgcaatattcgaagtgagaaaaaatcggcctatagttactggggagcgaaTCATCTCcccctttcaaattttgaatagCGTGAGCTAGCTTCAGTGCAGATGAAAACTTGCTCTTATAAACGCAttaagtacgagaaaacaggggcaagaaccagtgagcatccATCAGAAACcgagatgtcacgccatcaggaccaggagaacttgaaaaccttaagtccctgatggcctctaaagccatcttgatcttgattacaaaatcatctaaacgctcaacttgactgaccttgtcaatctcaacagactcatcttcagagcaatgagctgttgcttctgaactcactggggttgaaaacacgctagagaactgatctccaagcatattAGGCATATCTACAATACAAACGGCTTCTCCATCAAcccaaaaggcccaacagggtgtttcatttttctctcagagttcgcataagagaaaaaagccttcggattcgacctgacctcctgaaacCACCTCACTCTAAGTTTGTAACAGTTCATACTCGATGGCGACCTTAATCTTAACCTGAAATAGGTCCAATatttggagactagccacaattactggattcgaagtggtCTTCAGCCCTTTTTGCTCTAGAGCGCACCGgctttttgagtaatggtcgaccctatctcaaggaCATAATGATCTGTCAGATTACTAGGGGTCacatggacgtactggatcatatcagggtcattggaaaagacaagTCCAGAatgttatttgctctggtggctacataCACATGCTGGAAGAAATTgcgcaaattcttccagcttttcgaacgactgagatgtcgatttaGAAAGGGAAATATCCACGCATATGGACTTAGCTTCCCACACCACAGCtttagccggaaaattaaagtcccctacaataaaaaaacctcgagcaaactgcctgaccggcgaatttgagagctgacatagAAGAGCTTACCGAACAAGAAAGGGTccatacattgttacaatagacagatcaagaccttgaagatgacaaactaagacctctacttctccattcgacatttgtacatgactaatgtgcaaatcattcctaacatataggaATACACCCCATGTGGCAGAGATGGAAATATCGAGATTGatcaatttctgccactttctgcccACAGTGGCTGAAAATTACACTTACACTTCttttcacactcatcaaaattattattgaataccatataacttttttttaaaatgcaattgtagtcattttgactttaaaaagtttagatcaagtggcatccctgactccaatcgattgcggtggcaaaattcaaactcgatcacacaccaattACGTTttgtggttgtatctcacattcgatgcaaaaatACCCCATCCAACGTCTCAAAACTACGTACAGGTTAGGCTTAgaaattaacggaagtgatcgtaacTACTAGAAAAattgatttagaataatacaaagaattatattttctgccattttggccattttctgccacttattttgttTATAATTGGATCTCACATCATCGACACTCTTTATCTAAGGTTCCGTGTAAAGTGTTATTTCATGTTCGGCTCTTCCCGCGCATTTTTGTTCTCGTCGTTTCTGTAAAAACCAGTTGAGTAGTCCACGCCTGCTCGTATAGTTTTGGTTCGATAGAAAAAAAGCACTACGGTTAAACTATACGGTTGATTATATCAACTCTAACAtattggaccaatttctgccattttctgcacCAATTTCTGGcatttctgccaccatttctgccattttctgccaccaatttctgccagttGGTagaaatggcttttaataatttttcATCCCAGCCATGTGGGCATAttggattatcagggcgtatgCTATCACAATGAACTAAGTtgaaccaactatggttagttttTTCATCTACGACTCCTGgcgaagccaggtttctgttatagagatgaatgcaatctctctcacaacggctagttcttctaagaccTTAACTTttgctgtctttttttaaatcagacaatgcacgttcaaatatagcccttTATGGCCTCtctttgacggaccaagttcacaagatcttggaccatcctctccaaccgtaaaaaaaaaatctctcttatcaacaaaagctacgttctatggaggcaaagcatgagctaatgggatGGTGGGTTTGAGGAAagggttgggcagctacatttgaataggaacgtatttggGAATAGGGTGGGcaggaatattagggaggagagtgtttttataggaatagggtggattgggtatttgagggaagaggagggaatggGAGAGAGAATGGGAGGTAGGAGAGGGGAAGGGTGGAAGCTGAATGGGTTAAGTAGGGGGATTGaggtgggattaggtttaggaatagagGTCGGCTCTAAAACTGTGAGTCTAATCTTGTCTGTTACctttgctttctttgcgtcccttctacatggGACCAGAAAAaaattttcccctttttcttttccttttctttggaaCTTACTCCTGATCTTCGAGATGAAGGTTATCCATGGGGGCGTAATTAAAAGTCGTTAATCGGCCGTCCAAATTAGTATGATATTGTAGACAACCATCCGGGGGTCTGAAACAATaaacagtaacaacaacatGTCAAAAAGCGATTGAAATGCAgaatttacattttaaagTTTCACATTGTTTTTGGAGAAGCAAGTCTGGCAGTCCTGATTAGCTCAATATATCATGTTCATTGTCAAATTCGGGCTCCTAACCGTCTTTGTAAGCTAATACAACGAATGTTGTAAAGCTCCACAAATCATTAGAAATAGTTCTTACATTTGGTATTGTCCCTAGAACtgtgcttttttgttttatgaaataGAAGCAATGACTGATGACACGAATGACTTCAATTAGCAATATCACCAAAAAGGTTAGTACTGTTTATCCAGATTCTGCTTTTTGGGTAAGTACTCACAATCAAAGCCATTTATGAAGCACAAAATTAgtatcaatgaaaatgatgcttATATAGCGAATGTCCCTTAACTGAAGTTCTAATAGCGAGAGTGCACCGTAATGATAAGTTTCAAAGCCAACACAATCTTGAATTCCCTCACGAGAACACAACTCCGAACCTTGTGACTGTGACCTTGTGACGAACCATTGTTACTAGTACtgatatgttttgaaaatttagatTGCTCAATTCCTGTGCCTTAATGTTTCCTCGTAATGCATCTTAGATGTGTCTAGTAATACAAATTTCATAGTGAACATGTGGTTTCCCTCATTCTTACGCTGATCGAGATCCGCACTCGATTTGTGTGGCTTTGATCTCAAAAATGCGAGTCGACGCTTCACCCGTGAAGGAAAAGTCCAATTTGGCATTTCCAGAACATCCTCGATCCATATCCACGTAAACTGATAAGGTTTAAAAGAATGCAAGATATTACCTGAATTAAAATATATAGATTGGTAAAAGCCAGCAACCAACGATCACTCACTGTGTTGTCCCGAATTCTGTCCACATATTTCTGGAATGGGTTCATTGGAGCTCGACTGAAAATGACAATACCATGGTTTCAATCATGACTAACATTGGATTTGAATTTCAGACAGCTTCTCGTAGTTCTGtacttcatttcaaaattaatcGTTATTTCTGAAACTCTTTCTACAAAATGGAGATAGGTCTCACCGTTACTTTGAGAGAATCTATACAAAGACTTCCCATGATTTCATCGGTCAACGCCATCCCTTGGATTGAGAATGTCAAGAAATCCAATCTTAAATAACATACATCTGAAAGACAAACAAAACTAATGATTTCATTGTCGTTACAAGCATGATTACGTCAGTGCAGAAATGATACGTGAGTAAGATCAGATCAGAGAGCCAAACAATCAGCTGAAGGGCATTTTCATGAAGAATATGGCAACGATAATGACTGGGACCGGCCAAAACTTGTaaataaatatggtctttattgacagcaaatttgaatgTAACACcaattgaataagaaaaaagaaaaatggcaaataaactttcaaaaacatggGCATCAGCAAGTTTTGGGGTGCTGaaagggctatttttgccttccatatcaagcaacacttagatgaaaaagaaaattatagCATAACAACTTCACGTATTTGGATTTGAAGTCGCCATTCCTAGGGAGCAGATTCTTGTCTTGTCCATGCTGACTCCTAGACTGATCAGTATCTTGCACATCCTTAGTTTGTTTCTTCGGAGTCagatgacagctctctcgctcggcctgccatctgatcACATCCTTAGTAATTCGTGAAATTATAAATCTCAGTTCAGTATCAG encodes:
- the LOC131879231 gene encoding uncharacterized protein LOC131879231 gives rise to the protein MALTDEIMGSLCIDSLKVTSSSNEPIPEICGQNSGQHIYVDMDRGCSGNAKLDFSFTGEASTRIFEIKATQIECGSRSAPPDGCLQYHTNLDGRLTTFNYAPMDNLHLEDQDYSICIRQELGYCCVQYSVCPDDEALGFFFE